From Plasmodium brasilianum strain Bolivian I chromosome 5, whole genome shotgun sequence, the proteins below share one genomic window:
- a CDS encoding hypothetical protein (conserved Plasmodium protein), with the protein MEEKILQTHITLLFYLMLIFYLNNFTMNFIDMPRKLFKCVKVYYSFLIILTIVGFFNRLFSLIRVFIVQTVNRIINSYIIKHRVKNVHINRSTIRLKRNNGNLTVIKNNVISGCLTCNVHKEGAPCSSSIDEINCSNAERTEKEEISKDRGGDSISCSINSDNNNGGSSCSSSSDSCNSCELAGVTKKRKKHRKRSYSIYKYISSDFFWRKNKYNLLGKDERKLTEQHNEDVDNEHVKNAGLCNTPDQNKDAETAAVNGVMSEREDSSRDRVQNTDDKVNSVRINKNLNFHNHLSKQKYSSFFSILCDIIYNSKNYVIVNNNMKWLSGEPNRDLSNRKGIYDKSNNDMNSSCVNEANSLTLNKPEKRVLKSILKKAVSTEEGNISKSKKCSNKHIRFNSHVETYFFEKYSSEQDMYNKIYGKIHFTKLLDEYNLINTDIFSYYNMRSNLNVVFNDIVNSVYDYKDKIVKKF; encoded by the coding sequence atggaagagaaaattttacaaaCCCATATTACactgttattttatttgatgttaatattttatttaaataattttacaatgAATTTTATTGATATGCCCAGAAAGCTGTTTAAATGTGTAAAGGtgtattattcttttttaataatactaaCCATAGTAGGATTTTTTAATCGATTATTTTCGTTAATACGTGTATTTATAGTACAAACAGTTAACAgaattataaattcatatataataaaacatagaGTGAAAAATGTACACATAAACAGGAGTACCATAAGGCTAAAAAGAAACAATGGAAACTTAACagtcataaaaaataatgttatttCAGGTTGTTTAACGTGCAATGTGCATAAGGAAGGTGCTCCATGTAGCTCTTCAATTGATGAAATAAATTGTTCTAATGCGGAAAGAACTGAAAAGGAGGAGATTAGCAAGGATAGAGGTGGTGATAGCATTAGCTGCTCGATTAACAGTGATAACAATAATGGAGGTAGTAGctgtagtagtagtagtgaTAGTTGTAACTCGTGTGAACTTGCAGGAGTTaccaaaaaaagaaagaaacaTAGAAAACGATCGtacagtatatataaatatattagtagTGATTTTTTTTGGAGGAAAAACAAGTATAACTTGTTAGGAAAAGATGAACGCAAACTTACAGAACAACATAATGAAGATGTTGACAATGAACATGTTAAAAATGCTGGGCTGTGTAACACCCCCGACCAGAATAAGGATGCGGAAACCGCTGCTGTCAATGGAGTTATGAGCGAAAGGGAGGATAGTTCCCGGGACAGAGTACAAAACACTGATGATAAAGTAAACTCCGTTCGTATAAATaagaatttaaattttcataatcatttaagtaaacaaaaatattcaagTTTTTTTTCGATCCTCTGtgacataatatataactccAAGAATTACGTAATAGTAAATAACAACATGAAATGGTTAAGTGGCGAACCGAATAGGGATCTTAGTAACAGAAAGGGCATATAtgataaaagtaataatgatATGAACAGTTCATGCGTAAATGAAGCAAATTCTTTAACGCTCAACAAACCAGAGAAGCGTGTGTTAAaatcaattttaaaaaaagccGTTTCCACTGAAGAAGGTAATATTTccaaaagtaaaaaatgtagTAATAAACACATACGATTTAATTCTCATGttgaaacatatttttttgaaaaatattcttctGAACAGGacatgtataataaaatttatggaAAAATACATTTCACTAAGTTACTCgatgaatataatttaataaatactgACATATTTAGTTATTACAATATGCGATCAAATTTAAATGTAGTTTTTAATGACATAGTTAATTCAGTATATGATTATAAGGATAAAATagttaaaaagttttaa
- a CDS encoding phosphatidylglycerophosphate synthase, translating into MSLKFLINEPKVKLLFSPNEFFNTLNDMFKNSKKRIVISCLYMGIGELEKELIESIKNNKNVKNIKIDILLDKQRGTRPEGKFKESSISVLSDLFNYVNNINISLFHNPLLGAILYNILPYRANEAMGVMHMKAYIGDDVIILSGANLSDSYLRNRQDRYLIIENKLLADSVHKIINTVQNMSFTLNVDLTMQWESDLVNPLVEAHLFREQYYRRMRFILSEIEKDIYYYNMQQLTGKLYNSNINDCTNNNCNYRNSSGSYWAKAKSFANPVKDTIDYANNTIDCSNQRSILNHFNNKEKKGKIKSGKINSLFRKLIKGSLRNNVKKNDCEKAKDISTFLRDKDDFFHPLFEKGKSILSIELAVQCGFSIPPIFDESNMLENLLKNIKKHNQGLVISSGYLNFPKIFLKLLRNIYDNLISKKGKIHFITSAPCANSFFKSKGISYYVPLAYSIIAHTCIEFITKNIVNVFKNVNNENNYLEKKLYSSTNIYLEYNKPSWTYHTKGMWLINYAHNQENNTNYEYSENWNFSKIMTNCSNNLENCMNKSEHFQNEENLFAHILEKEELDNAYTTSDCIGQTSSHLPWGTVIGSSNYGYRATYRDLEMSFIIKTNDDNLKYQFQKELNIIYEFSKFVHMHELKLRYPRWLRYLVNYVLKWLL; encoded by the coding sequence ATGTctcttaaatttttaataaatgaaccAAAAGTAAAGCTACTGTTTTCACCGAATGAGTTTTTTAACACATTAAATGATATGTTCAAAAATTCGAAGAAAAGAATTGTGATAAGTTGTTTATATATGGGAATAGGGGAGTTAGAGAAAGAATTAATAgaaagtattaaaaataataaaaatgtaaaaaatataaagatagACATATTACTAGATAAGCAAAGAGGTACAAGACCGGAAGGGAAGTTCAAAGAAAGCTCAATAAGTGTTTTATCtgatttatttaattatgttaataatataaatataagtttATTTCATAATCCTTTATTAGGtgctatattatataatatattacctTATAGAGCTAATGAAGCTATGGGTGTTATGCATATGAAAGCATATATTGGTGATGATGTTATAATTCTCTCAGGAGCAAATTTAAGTGATAGTTATTTGCGAAATAGGCAAGATAGGTATCttataattgaaaataaGTTATTAGCTGATTctgttcataaaattattaacactGTTCAGAATATGTCATTTACTTTAAATGTAGATTTAACTATGCAGTGGGAAAGTGATTTGGTAAATCCTTTGGTAGAAGCTCATTTATTTCGTGAACAGTACTACAGAAGAATGCGATTCATACTTAGtgaaattgaaaaagatatatattattataatatgcaACAACTAACAGGAAAATTGTATAAcagtaatataaatgattgTACAAATAACAATTGTAATTACAGAAATAGCAGTGGGAGTTATTGGGCTAAGGCAAAAAGTTTTGCAAATCCTGTAAAAGATACTATAGATTATGCCAACAATACGATAGACTGTAGTAACCAAAGGAGtattttaaatcattttaataataaggaaaaaaaagggaaaataaaaagtggaaaaattaatagcCTGTTCAGGAAATTAATTAAAGGGTCATTAcgtaataatgtaaaaaaaaatgactgTGAAAAAGCGAAAGATATATCAACCTTTTTAAGGGATAAGGATGATTTTTTTCATCCATTATttgaaaaagggaaaagtaTATTATCAATTGAACTAGCTGTGCAATGTGGCTTTTCAATACCTCCTATATTTGATGAAAGTAATATGCtggaaaatttattaaaaaatataaaaaaacataatcaAGGATTGGTTATCTCATCTggatatttaaattttccaaaaatttttttaaaattattgagaaatatatatgataatttaatttcaaaaaaagggaaaatacattttattacatCTGCACCGTGTGCTAATAGTTTCTTTAAATCTAAAGGGATATCTTATTATGTACCACTTGCTTATAGTATTATTGCTCATACATGTATTGAATTTATTACGAAAAACATtgtaaatgtttttaaaaatgtaaataatgaaaataattatttagaaaaaaaattatactcatccacaaatatttatttagaatataataaaccGTCATGGACATATCATACTAAAGGAATGTGGTTAATTAATTATGCTCATAATCaggaaaataatacaaattatgaatattcaGAAAATTggaatttttcaaaaattatgacCAACTGCTCAAACAATTTGGAAAATTGCATGAACAAGTCAGAACATTTtcaaaatgaagaaaatttgTTTGCacatattttagaaaaagaagaattggATAATGCCTATACTACCAGCGATTGTATAGGTCAAACTTCTTCCCATTTACCATGGGGAACAGTAATAGGAAGCTCTAACTACGGATATAGAGCAACATACAGAGATTTAGAAATgagttttataataaaaacaaatgatgataatttaaaatatcaatTTCAGAAggaattaaatattatatatgagtTTTCCAAATTTGTGCATATGCACGAACTGAAGTTAAGGTACCCTAGGTGGCTCAGGTATCTGGTCAACTACGTTTTAAAGTGGCTTTTATGA
- a CDS encoding RNA-binding protein, whose protein sequence is MFVFVFLLFVRLYPNVNAYKSPFFKNSNYISSYLLLHNGVKMPCQIKRKCIHKGLCFLSKSLFRSKIRDCTTRLYVLNKGEEENLFFSSDNLNERNKERGVKKEQVGKRMVKEPDVNKLRKEYDSNGLDYLDDTEKKPNSRSKSERNNDIKDTLKKTRKFCNYLTSKLGRLNKKLREIKKLETIFYANPNILTENQQVKLSKKRQIKNEIVLINRYRKKYISYKRNLMKNVDDLSPFFYSKKKKRKKELCSPQEFREIRTQKETIRYKNSCGALTLKSDNPKAAVQRIKSIDFEKVPKNVTDYLVYNKIGSKEEIKILFGLRAIKVNGNTIDDENYVLNVMEDEVKVFNEVINIHEDHYVIRKRFTRDQKRILKEKKNESISDVKREIKEFEKFFNIKQ, encoded by the exons ATGTTTGTTTTTGTATTTCTCCTATTTGTTCGTTTATATCCAAATGTAAATGCTTACAAAAGCCCCTTTTTCAAAAACAGCAATTATATCAGCAGCTATTTATTACTGCACAATGGAGTTAAGATGCCCTGTCAAATAAAGAggaaatgtatacataaaggtttatgttttttaagtAAGTCATTATTTCGGAGTAAAATAAGGGATTGTACCACACGTCTGTACGTGTTAAACAAAGGAGAAGAGGAGaatctctttttttcaagTGATAACTTAAACGAAAGGAATAAAGAAAGGGGAGTGAAGAAAGAGCAGGTGGGTAAAAGGATGGTGAAAGAACCGGACGTCAATAAATTGAGGAAAGAGTATGATTCGAATGGCTTGGACTACTTGGACGACACTGAGAAAAAACCAAATAGCCGGAGCAAATCTGAGCGTAATAATGACATAAAAGATACACTGAAAAAAACACGAAAATTCTGCAATTACTTAACAAGCAAATTAGGTAGACTAAATAAAAAGCTtagggaaataaaaaaattagaaaccATCTTTTACGCAAATCCAAATATCCTAACGGAAAATCAACAAGttaaattaagtaaaaaaagacaaataaaaaatgaaatagttTTAATTAACAGATAcagaaaaaagtatatatcatacaaaagaaatttaatgaaaaacgTTGACGACCTttcaccttttttttattcaaaaaaaaaaaaacgcaAAAAGGAGTTATGTTCACCCCAAGAATTCCGAGAAATTCGTACGCAAAAAGAAACGataagatataaaaattcatGTGGTGCTCTAACCT TAAAATCGGACAATCCCAAAGCAGCAGTGCAgagaataaaaagtataGACTTCGAAAAGGTACCCAAGAATGTAACTGATTACTTAGTATATAATAAGATTGGGAGtaaagaagaaattaaaattctGTTTGGTCTTCGGGCTATAAAAGTGAATGGAAACACAA TCGATGACGAGAATTACGTACTAAATGTAATGGAGGATGAAGTGAAAGTTTTCAATGAAGTGATAAACATCCACGAGGATCA CTATGTTATTCGAAAAAGATTTACAAGAGACCAAAAGcgaattttaaaagaaaaaaaaaatgaaagcaTATCAGATGTCAAACGGGAAATTAAAGagtttgaaaaatttttcaatatcaAACAATGA
- a CDS encoding U6 snRNA-associated Sm-like protein LSm3, which produces MEKIALIQNPLDYIRLNMEEEIFLKCKGEREITGKLDAYDNHLNMILSNARETYKHSVVENDEECIKKMERNLDMIFVRGDSIILVSSAMK; this is translated from the exons ATGGAGAAAATAGCCTTAATACAGA ATCCCTTGGATTACATACGACTAAACATGGAGGAggaaatttttcttaaatgcAAAGGAGAACGAGAAATAACTGGAAAGTTGGAT GCATATGATAACCACCTGAATATGATCCTTTCCAACGCTCGCGAAACATACAAACATAGTGTAGTAGAAAATGATGAAGAGTGTATTAAG aaaatggAAAGAAATTTAGACATGATTTTTGTTCGAGGAGACTCCATCATTTTAGTGTCATCTGCAATGAAATAA